In one Dasypus novemcinctus isolate mDasNov1 chromosome 25, mDasNov1.1.hap2, whole genome shotgun sequence genomic region, the following are encoded:
- the LOC101430270 gene encoding olfactory receptor 2T27-like: MDQKNETSTDFILLGLFPGFRHPHLLILTVLLIYSTALTGNSLLILLIWLDSHLHTPMYFLLSQLSLIDLVYISSTVPKTVTNYFTGEKSISYFACAAQLFFFLTVGIAENVLLTLMAYDRYVAICNPLRYTVLMSPMVCLQMAAAAWIGGALAALVHTIYLMHFPVCGSREIKHYFCEMPAIMRLSCVDTSAYEMVKFVTTIIFLLVPFILILASYTLIFLTVVRMNSHTGRKKALATCSSHLTVVSLYFGQAIFIYMAPNSYHTPEQEQIGAVLGTMVTPMLNPIIYSLRNKEVVGAVSKGIRKFCKGARGTYLHCSSQQKCCPQISVTS; encoded by the coding sequence atggaccaaaagaatGAAACCTCAACTGACTTCATTCTCCTGGGGCTCTTTCCTGGGTTCAGACATCCCCATCTCCTTATCCTCACTGTCCTTCTCATCTACTCCACTGCCTTAACTGGAAACTCTCTCTTGATTCTTCTCATCTGGCtggactcccacctccacacacccatgtactttcTGCTCAGTCAGCTCTCCCTCATTGACCTGGTTTACATCTCCAGTACAGTTCCCAAGACAGTAACTAATTACTTCACAGGAGAAAAGAGCATTTCCTATTTTGCATGTGCAGCTcagctgtttttctttcttacagtTGGAATTGCTGAGAATGTCCTGCTAACCCTCATGGCTTATGATCGCTATGTGGCTATCTGTAACCCTCTGAGATACACAGTCCTCATGAGCCCAATGGTATGTCTCCAGATGGCTGCTGCAGCCTGGATTGGGGGGGCACTTGCTGCTCTTGTGCATACCATCTACCTAATGCATTTCCCTGTCTGTGGTTCCAGGGAGATTAAACATTACTTTTGTGAAATGCCTGCCATCATGAGACTGTCTTGTGTGGACACATCAGCTTATGAGATGGTGAAATTTGTGACAACTATTATTTTTCTCCTGGTTCCCTTTATTCTTATCCTGGCTTCCTACACCCTCATCTTCCTGACCGTTGTCAGGATGAACTCCCACACGGGGAGGAAAAAAGCCCTGgccacctgctcctcccacttGACTGTGGTGAGTCTCTACTTTGGTCAGGCCATCTTCATCTACATGGCACCCAACTCTTACCACACACCTGAGCAAGAACAGATAGGAGCTGTGCTTGGCACCATGGTGACCCCCATGCTCAACCCCATCATCTACAGTCTGAGGAACAAAGAAGTGGTGGGGGCTGTGAGTAAAGGGATAAGAAAATTTTGCAAAGGTGCAAGAGGCACTTATCTACATTGTTCCTCTCAACAGAAGTGCTGCCCTCAAATTTCAGTTACATCATAA